The DNA sequence GCCCCCGATAGCTTGGAGCCGTTATGTTTTGAAGAAGCACACTCCTCTCCAGTTGGCGATGGGTGCGGTCGTGGGTTTCATCCTAACCGCATTGATATTTTGGATTTTCCTTTGATGAACAGGAACGGCTTGCGATCGTGCCGACGACTCAAATGCTCGGTATGATGCCGTAAGTCAGGTAGAAGTATCCAAGGAAGATCAGTCCGAGTATCCAAATGATCAGCGGGACCTCCTTATACCTCTTGGTCACTAGCATTCCGAGAAGGTATGCTAAGAGACCGAATGCGATACCGTCAGTTATGGATCCAGAGAGAGCCATCATGAACATTGTCAAGAACGCTGTGGCGATGTTCACAGGTTCGGTCCATTCGATATCTTTGACAGAGGTTATCATCATCAATCCAACGAGGACCAGCGCACCGACGGTACAGGCCGAGGTGATTATCGAGAATAACGGTACGAAGAATAGCGCTACGAAGAACAGAATTCCAACGGTCACCGCCATCAGTCCTGTCCTCGCACCTGAAGCGATACCAGTGCTCGACTCTATGAACGAGGTTGTGGTCGTGGTTCCTGCTATAGCACCGAAGATGGAGCCCACTGCATCGGTCTGAAGTGCCTTCTCGTTACCTTCTATGTTCCCGTCCTCATCAATGATCCCTGCTACCTGGCCTATTCCCAGAAGGGTTCCGGCGGTATCGAACATATCGACTATCAGCAGAGCTACGACCGATGCTAAGAAAGCAGGGATAAGTGACGAATCGAACATGGTGAATTCGGTGAACATGGCTCCGAACAGACCGAAATCAGGCATGGAAATGAGTTCAGTGACGGCTGCGGTACCTACTCCGGGAATCAGACTTGTACCATCAATCGTCGTGTCCCAACCGAAAAGCTGTCCTCCCATGAAACCGAATGCGACAGAGAACACT is a window from the Thermoplasmata archaeon genome containing:
- a CDS encoding NCS2 family permease, which gives rise to MSGVSERIDHFFHITERGSTIGTEVRGGLITFLAMFYIMAVNPLILQEAAGPELFGQLVTATGLAAFVSCILMGIYARFPVALAPGMGINAFIAYTIVIAMGFTYYQALLVVLISGIIFLVLTVSGVRKKLLSSIPAIVRLAITAGIGFFIVLVGLYNSGIIIHGEGSALQLGDIASPGVNLSIMCIIITLILWYKKLWYAVLVGVVFSVAFGFMGGQLFGWDTTIDGTSLIPGVGTAAVTELISMPDFGLFGAMFTEFTMFDSSLIPAFLASVVALLIVDMFDTAGTLLGIGQVAGIIDEDGNIEGNEKALQTDAVGSIFGAIAGTTTTTSFIESSTGIASGARTGLMAVTVGILFFVALFFVPLFSIITSACTVGALVLVGLMMITSVKDIEWTEPVNIATAFLTMFMMALSGSITDGIAFGLLAYLLGMLVTKRYKEVPLIIWILGLIFLGYFYLTYGIIPSI